The nucleotide sequence TCATAACCAGCCTCGATCGCGAAGATGCTGAACATCTTCTTGGAATTCTTCTACGTCATAGTGGACGCAGATTCCGCGATCGCTAATCACTTTTTGAAAATCCATAACGTGCATTTTTGCGATTTTGCTGGCGCTGCCGATGCTGATGCGGTCTTGCTGGAAGAGAACGATCGCGAGTTCGAGTCGCAGATCGGCTTCGGTTAAGGAGCTGTAGTCAGGAAGATCGATTGTGATTTGCATGATGATGAATGGAGCGGCGGGAATAACTTGATTTTATCTTGGGAAAGAAGTGCGAACATTGGGTTGAGTGAAGCGATCGCGTCTCAGTTATGGATGATTGTGTTGCTCACCGATTTGATTGCCTTCGATGTGAACAGTGCCAGGGTTGAGATTTCCTACAGATCCGATGTTGTAAATGGTGGTAGGTGAGCGATCGTTGTTTTGGGGAGTTTGTCGATCGACTTTCTGTGCTTCTAGATAAGCTTGATAGATTTCGTAGTTGTAGTATTTGCAGTTCTCTTGGATGGCAAGGATGACACGAAAGACATCTTGACCGGAATCCGTTGGAATTAAGGTGAGGAGATGGGAAAGATGTTGAGCGATCGTGTCTGCGTATTTCTTTGCAACCTCGAGTAATTCGGCTG is from Cyanobacteria bacterium FACHB-DQ100 and encodes:
- a CDS encoding UPF0175 family protein is translated as MQITIDLPDYSSLTEADLRLELAIVLFQQDRISIGSASKIAKMHVMDFQKVISDRGICVHYDVEEFQEDVQHLRDRGWL